In Triticum aestivum cultivar Chinese Spring chromosome 5B, IWGSC CS RefSeq v2.1, whole genome shotgun sequence, the following proteins share a genomic window:
- the LOC123115946 gene encoding uncharacterized protein: MEVFEGVDFVRLRSMQHGGAYVHAAKDGRSVRLHRTGLSWSYNAVWAVQLRISASGTLYVLLRGAYGRYLGAPDASTRGSLCPFPPPCRVAAQRDFDEPEVLAIMWRAVATGRRGRGALLLHDASGRYLRANSRCLLPCRSSVSVSSCSSLGTAVQWVVEAVPRLQARPYLPIARDSEWGKLFALVCPPLSRLWVRWFSLEREIRWVRADDSGAFSEDDWASIRYTGRHTILMKGQVVNLLDPPESASSCTLCVRAGRYGEPSPLAINLPRSREPLDVVIFRVGSRADDELIYPDVMAPEMARAAPADDDEPLL; encoded by the exons ATGGAGGTGTTCGAGGGCGTGGACTTCGTGCGGCTGCGGAGCATGCAGCACGGCGGCGCGTACGTGCACGCCGCCAAGGACGGGCGCTCCGTCCGCCTCCACCGCACCGGCCTGTCCTGGTCGTACAACGCGGTGTGGGCAGTGCAGCTGCGTATCTCCGCCTCAGGCACGCTCTACGTCCTCCTCCGCGGCGCCTACGGCCGGTACCTCGGGGCCCCCGACGCCAGCACGCGCGGCTCCCTCTGCCCGTTCCCTCCCCCCTGCCGGGTTGCCGCGCAGCGCGACTTCGACGAGCCGGAGGTCCTCGCCATCATGTGGCGGGCCGTCGCCACGGGCCGCCGCGGCCGGGGCGCATTGCTGCTGCACGACGCGTCCGGGCGCTACCTCCGCGCCAACTCGAGGTGCCTCCTGCCGTGCCGCTCCAGCGTCTCCGTCTCCTCCTGCAGCAGCCTCGGCACGGCGGTTCAGTGGGTGGTGGAGGCCGTCCCCCGGCTCCAGGCCAGGCCATACCTCCCGATAGCGCGTGAT TCGGAGTGGGGCAAGCTCTTCGCCCTGGTGTGCCCACCGCTGTCCCGCCTCTGGGTGCGGTGGTTCTCCTTGGAGCGGGAGATACGGTGGGTGCGGGCCGACGACTCCGGCGCCTTCAGCGAGGACGACTGGGCCTCGATACGGTACACCGGGAGGCACACGATCCTGATGAAGGGACAGGTAGTGAACCTGCTGGACCCTCCGGAGTCCGCCTCCAGCTGCACTCTCTGCGTCCGCGCCGGTCGCTACGGGGAGCCGAGCCCTCTGGCCATCAACCTGCCTCGCAGCCGGGAGCCGTTGGACGTGGTGATTTTCCGGGTCGGCTCAAGAG CGGATGATGAGCTGATATACCCAGATGTGATGGCACCGGAGATGGCACGGGCAGCGCCAGCGGACGACGACGAACCACTGCTCTGA